One window of Stenotrophomonas indicatrix genomic DNA carries:
- a CDS encoding O-acetyl-ADP-ribose deacetylase: protein MKIEVWQGDITALAVDAIVNAANESLLGGGGVDGAIHRAAGPGLLAECERLPELRPGVRCSTGEVRATAAYALPARYVLHTAGPVWHDGQRDEPALLANCYWKSLQLAESLNLQSIAFPAISCGVYGYPLYQAAQIAVTETLAWQRSHAQPMRIVLVAFNTATAKAYQQALSAAGQVADSGRGSLLSPLGDTGFVPAH, encoded by the coding sequence ATGAAGATCGAAGTGTGGCAGGGCGACATCACGGCCCTGGCGGTGGATGCGATCGTCAACGCGGCCAATGAATCACTGCTCGGTGGCGGCGGTGTCGACGGCGCGATCCATCGTGCAGCCGGCCCCGGCCTGCTGGCCGAGTGCGAGCGTCTGCCGGAGCTGCGCCCCGGCGTGCGCTGCTCGACCGGTGAGGTGCGGGCTACCGCTGCGTATGCGCTTCCGGCACGGTATGTACTGCACACCGCCGGCCCGGTCTGGCACGACGGCCAGCGCGACGAACCGGCGCTGCTGGCGAACTGCTACTGGAAGTCGCTGCAGCTGGCCGAATCGCTGAACCTGCAGTCGATCGCGTTTCCGGCCATCAGCTGTGGCGTGTATGGCTATCCGCTGTACCAGGCGGCGCAGATCGCTGTCACCGAAACACTGGCCTGGCAACGCAGCCACGCCCAGCCGATGCGGATCGTGCTGGTGGCGTTCAACACGGCGACCGCCAAGGCCTACCAGCAGGCGCTGTCGGCCGCAGGCCAGGTCGCCGACAGCGGACGCGGGTCGCTGCTGTCACCACTGGGCGATACCGGATTCGTGCCGGCGCATTGA
- the cysK gene encoding cysteine synthase A — protein MALYDSILDTIGNTPIVKLQRLAPQDVTVYAKVESFNPGGSVKDRLALAIILDAEQRGLLKPGDTIVEATSGNTGVALAMVAAARGYKFVATMVETFSVERRKLMRSYGAKVILTPAAERGSGMVRRARELAEEHGWFLASQFANPANPAYHRNTTAAEILRDFAGKRLDYFVSGWGTGGTLTGVGEVLKVARPDTRIIATEPAGAALLKGDDWKPHKIQGWTPDFVPDVLNRNVVDELVTVEDDRAIATARRLAAEEGIFVGISAGATVASALDVADRAEPGAVILAMLPDTGERYFSTPLFADVNEGSDDDWLAGLP, from the coding sequence ATGGCCCTGTACGACTCCATCCTCGACACCATCGGCAACACCCCCATCGTCAAGCTGCAGCGCCTGGCGCCGCAGGACGTGACCGTGTACGCCAAGGTTGAATCCTTCAATCCGGGGGGCTCGGTGAAGGATCGCCTGGCGCTGGCGATCATCCTCGATGCAGAACAGCGTGGCCTGCTCAAGCCGGGCGACACCATCGTCGAAGCCACCTCGGGCAACACCGGCGTCGCCCTGGCCATGGTGGCCGCCGCACGCGGCTACAAGTTCGTGGCGACGATGGTCGAGACCTTCTCGGTGGAACGCCGCAAGCTGATGCGCTCCTATGGCGCGAAGGTCATCCTGACCCCGGCCGCCGAGCGCGGCAGCGGCATGGTGCGCAGGGCGCGCGAACTGGCCGAGGAGCACGGCTGGTTCCTGGCCAGCCAGTTCGCCAACCCGGCCAACCCGGCCTACCACCGCAACACCACCGCCGCAGAGATCCTGCGTGATTTCGCCGGCAAGCGCCTGGACTACTTCGTCAGCGGCTGGGGCACCGGCGGCACGCTGACCGGCGTCGGCGAGGTGCTGAAGGTCGCACGCCCCGACACCCGCATCATCGCCACCGAACCGGCGGGTGCGGCGCTGCTGAAGGGCGATGACTGGAAGCCGCACAAGATCCAGGGCTGGACCCCGGACTTCGTGCCCGATGTGCTCAACCGCAATGTGGTGGACGAGCTGGTGACGGTGGAAGATGACCGCGCGATCGCCACCGCCCGCCGGCTGGCCGCGGAGGAAGGCATCTTCGTCGGCATCTCGGCCGGTGCCACCGTGGCCAGCGCGCTGGACGTGGCAGATCGCGCTGAACCGGGCGCGGTGATCCTGGCAATGCTGCCGGACACCGGTGAACGCTACTTCTCCACGCCACTGTTTGCCGACGTCAATGAAGGTTCCGACGACGACTGGCTGGCCGGTCTGCCCTGA